In Brachybacterium fresconis, the genomic stretch CGCGGGTGTCGAGCTCGCGGTGGCGGTACCCGTTGCGCTGGGTGGTGCGGTCCGGGGCGGGGCGACCGTACTCGGCGCCGGCGACCAGGTCGGCGTCCGCGGACAGCAGCATGTTGATCGTGTTCTGCAGCAGATCACGCATCAGATCGGGCGACGCCTCGGACAGGGCGTGACTGAGCAGGCCAGCAGGGTCGACAATATGAGGAGCGGTCATCGTGATGACTCCGTTCGAGTGAGAAGTAGAGAGCTTTCTCGAAGGATCACACGGTGGCCGCGTCCACGTCGGAAACGTTCACGCGGCCACCGCGCTACACCACTATGCGGGACTCAACTCGGCCGCGAGGCGACCGAAAGAACGACGAGAACGCATAATCTCTCCTAGTCAGAGGACACTTTGCACCAGCCTATGCGCCCCAGGTCAAGGTCTCCTCAAGGTCAGATCTTCACTTCTTGAGCACCGCGCTGACCAGTCGGCCCGCATTGCCTCCGAACGTACGGTCTACTCGCTTCCGTCCTACGGGGCGCCCTGGCTATCGTCGTCGAGGCGGGCTGGTATCCGCCGGGCCGTTCGGAACGAGAAGGAGCAGGACCATGACCCATCACGTCGCATCAATGCTTCAGACCTACCCGAAGGACCTCGGCACCATCGACCAGCAGAAGCTCGCCGCATGCATCGAGGCCTGCTTCGAGTGCGCCCAGACCTGCACAGCCTGCGCGGACGCCTGCTTGGCCGAGGACATGGTGGCGGAGTTGACCCAGTGCATCCGCCGGAACCAGGACTGCGCCGACGTCTGCGAAGCCACCGGACGCGTCCTGTCCCGTCAGACCGGGAAGAACGTCGCCCTCAACCGTGCCCTGCTCGAGGCATGTCAGACGGCGTGCCGGTCCTGCGCCGAGGAGTGCGAGAAGCACGCCGGCATGCACGAGCACTGCAAGGTCTGCGCGGACGCCTGTCGTCGCTGCGAGCAGGCCTGCGCCGAAATGCTGGCCTCGATCAGCTGACGACGCTGCGTCTACACGCAGAGGGAGCCCCAACCGTTGGTCGGGGCTCCCTCTGCGCTGGCGTTGTGGCGTGCGGT encodes the following:
- a CDS encoding four-helix bundle copper-binding protein, which translates into the protein MTHHVASMLQTYPKDLGTIDQQKLAACIEACFECAQTCTACADACLAEDMVAELTQCIRRNQDCADVCEATGRVLSRQTGKNVALNRALLEACQTACRSCAEECEKHAGMHEHCKVCADACRRCEQACAEMLASIS